The proteins below are encoded in one region of Ricinus communis isolate WT05 ecotype wild-type chromosome 6, ASM1957865v1, whole genome shotgun sequence:
- the LOC8271837 gene encoding cation/H(+) antiporter 2 isoform X2 yields the protein MDAAQIAKRAICQEDPFNPLITTGMQVACMLVISHIFHLILAPSGQTGPIANIIAGLVLGPSLLCRIKQLKEFFIQSSSIEYYQVLTFNFRVFFMFLIGLDTDVPYMKRNLRLSSTVAYGGIIICTLFGGASAFFILHLLKFKYNTLLLVMIIPLILANSASPVVIRLAAEMKIDTSDVGRLGIASSLVNEMSCVLLYSIFISVKSWKMFGHGILCLFCIVVLVILNKYLATWFNKRNQNQKYVSNTEVLVVFILVIAIAMVIEAYGFLSTLACFLLGLLFPREGKTARTLLRKLTYSVHNFMLPIYFGFVGFQFDVLYFMNFENIIMIGLMILLSTGGKIVGTLAACRYLNIPRTEGVILAFILNLKGHTELIILELLPRFISWWSRRLHSLVIIVVVLDTLIAGLVVVFMLRTRENYFAHRYTELESHDPDSELRVLSCVYASRHTSATVGLISAMSGTPYTTPIAPYLMHLVELPKKRRKTKLMYHQLQDGDQFSDEEEYGGNDVLEINDVVDAFVSETKIMIHQRKVVASYERMYEDVCSGAEDLRVSIIFIHLHKHQRIDEKLENGKEGVRSSNQKILRHAPCSVGMLVDRGHTGFKKPGPEIVQEVAILFFGGPDDREALTCSNRIAIHPYLKLTVIRFLPTTSKEQLNKWTNDASHKNDEVLLAISDPEAENEMNDAALGDFVNSFLDQACEIWQSCLYRKVCKYWGSNSSSFKRSGRQVLINHSREG from the exons ATGGATGCAGCTCAAATTGCCAAACGAGCAATATGCCAAGAAGATCCTTTTAACCCACTAATTACAACAGGCATGCAAGTAGCTTGCATGCTTGTAATTTCCCATATTTTTCACCTTATCTTGGCACCTTCAGGACAAACTGGACCCATTGCAAATATCATT GCTGGTCTGGTGCTAGGTCCTTCACTGTTGTGCCGTATTAAACAACTCAAGGAATTCTTCATCCAAAGTTCTTCTATAGAATACTATCAAGTCCTGACATTCAATTTTCGGGTATTTTTCATGTTCTTGATTGGTTTGGACACAGATGTTCCTTACATGAAGAGAAACCTGCGTTTGTCAAGTACTGTTGCATATGGGGGTATAATCATATGCACTCTCTTTGGAGGAGCTTCTGCTTTCTTTATTCTCCATTTATTAAAGTTCAAATACAATACATTGTTATTGGTTATGATTATCCCACTAATCCTGGCAAACTCAGCCTCACCTGTTGTGATTCGATTGGCAGCTGAAATGAAAATTGATACTTCAGATGTTGGAAGACTAGGAATAGCTTCGTCGCTAGTCAATGAAATGTCTtgtgttttattatattctatatttatttctgtCAAGTCCTGGAAAATGTTTGGACATGGGATTCTCTGCCTTTTCTGTATAGTTGTACTTGTTATTTTGAACAAGTATTTAGCTACTTGGTTCAACAAAAGGAACCAAAACCAAAAATATGTGTCAAACACAGAGGTCCTTGTTGTTTTCATCCTTGTTATCGCTATTGCTATGGTTATCGAAGCCTATGGTTTCCTAAGTACGCTTGCTTGTTTCCTTCTTGGCTTACTGTTCCCTAGAGAAGGAAAAACAGCTCGGACATTACTGCGCAAACTCACTTATTCTGTTCACAACTTCATGCTTCCCATTTACTTTGGCTTTGTAGGATTCCAATTTGATGtgctttattttatgaacTTTGAGAATATCATAATGATTGGCCTTATGATATTGTTGAGCACTGGAGGAAAAATAGTTGGAACACTTGCTGCATGCCGTTACCTTAACATTCCAAGGACTGAGGGTGTCATCCTTGCTTTTATACTGAACTTGAAAGGCCATACTGAACTTATAATTCTTGAACTACTTCCAAGGTTCATT TCCTGGTGGAGCCGGAGACTTCATAGTTTAGTGATTATCGTAGTAGTACTCGACACATTGATTGCAGGACTAGTGGTTGTTTTTATGTTAAGAACAAGGGAAAATTACTTTGCTCACAGATATACTGAGCTCGAATCACATGACCCAGATAGTGAGCTTCGAGTACTGTCTTGTGTTTATGCTTCTCGGCACACATCTGCTACAGTTGGGCTGATCTCTGCAATGAGTGGTACTCCTTACACTACACCCATCGCACCTTACTTGATGCACCTAGTAGAGCTCCCCAAGAAACGCCGTAAAACCAAACTGATGTACCATCAGCTACAAGATGGAGATCAGTTCAGTGACGAGGAGGAATATGGCGGAAACGATGTGCTAGAGATCAATGATGTGGTCGATGCCTTCGTCTCAGAAACCAAAATCATGATCCACCAAAGAAAAGTTGTAGCATCGTATGAAAGAATGTATGAGGATGTGTGCAGTGGCGCGGAGGACCTGCGTGTGTCTATCATATTCATTCATCTGCATAAACACCAGCGCATTGATGAAAAATTGGAGAACGGAAAGGAGGGAGTTAGGAGTAGCAACCAGAAGATCCTTCGTCATGCACCATGCTCGGTGGGGATGTTGGTAGATAGAGGGCACACTGGGTTCAAAAAACCAGGACCAGAAATAGTACAAGAAGTAGCAATACTATTTTTCGGAGGACCTGATGATCGGGAGGCATTGACATGCAGTAACAGGATTGCAATTCACCCTTATCTTAAGCTGACAGTGATTCGGTTCTTACCAACGACATCAAAAGAACAACTTAATAAGTGGACTAATGATGCATCCCATAAGAATGATGAAGTCTTACTGGCAATATCAGATCCTGAAGCTGAGAATGAGATGAATGATGCTGCTTTGGGGGACTTCGTGAACAG